From a region of the Synechococcus sp. PCC 7502 genome:
- a CDS encoding DUF4350 domain-containing protein, with translation MLKKFRKKWVAVIAIAVVILLTVIVPPNRSQVLAGSTYNRSPSGYGAWYEFMTAQGIKIERWQKPLQKLKRNSPITLIRIKPEIESVSYAELEWLNKGNNLVILGVSAKTTQAPFSELISSKVGNVKIETTRRRGDSRLPQPKENRPDEKLALGNIKSLAQADGILPQTNLLDDEFGIIVWKKESQGTFIASVTPYLAANAYQNEEGNFKFLASLLSNLDNSSDIPIYVDEYIHGYKDQNADENLEGVKSWIDYLISTPLFVGIVQAFVVLVIFIIANNRRFGAPIAPESVSINNSQAYIEALSSILQKAQRHEFVWQAIAKAEQKKLRQKLGISPQEDQEALVKAWVQQTGGSPAEIESLLNPPKTKINTQQLLIWLQNWQNIITSAKNL, from the coding sequence ATGCTTAAGAAGTTTCGCAAAAAATGGGTAGCTGTAATAGCGATCGCCGTAGTAATTTTACTAACTGTGATTGTCCCTCCTAACCGTAGTCAAGTTTTAGCGGGTTCTACCTATAATCGTTCCCCCAGTGGCTATGGAGCTTGGTATGAGTTTATGACAGCCCAAGGCATAAAAATTGAGCGATGGCAAAAACCTTTACAAAAACTTAAGCGCAACTCTCCTATAACCTTAATCCGCATTAAGCCAGAAATAGAAAGTGTTAGCTATGCCGAGTTAGAGTGGCTAAACAAAGGTAATAACTTAGTAATTTTGGGGGTAAGTGCTAAAACCACGCAGGCTCCTTTTAGTGAATTAATTTCCAGTAAAGTTGGTAATGTCAAAATCGAAACAACCCGCCGTAGAGGTGATTCTCGCTTGCCTCAACCAAAGGAAAATCGACCAGATGAAAAGTTGGCTTTAGGTAATATTAAGTCCCTAGCACAAGCAGACGGCATTCTCCCACAGACAAACCTATTAGATGATGAATTTGGGATCATAGTGTGGAAAAAGGAAAGCCAAGGTACATTTATTGCTTCTGTTACTCCTTACCTCGCTGCCAATGCCTATCAAAATGAAGAGGGAAACTTTAAGTTTTTAGCCAGTTTATTATCTAACTTAGATAACTCAAGTGATATTCCAATTTATGTGGATGAGTATATTCATGGCTATAAAGATCAAAATGCCGATGAAAATTTGGAAGGGGTAAAAAGTTGGATTGACTACTTAATATCAACACCTCTATTTGTGGGCATAGTTCAGGCATTTGTAGTTTTAGTAATATTTATCATCGCTAATAATCGTCGATTTGGCGCACCAATCGCTCCAGAGTCAGTATCTATAAATAATAGTCAGGCATATATAGAGGCTCTTTCATCAATTCTGCAAAAAGCACAAAGACATGAATTTGTGTGGCAGGCGATCGCTAAGGCAGAGCAGAAAAAACTGAGACAAAAACTTGGTATCTCTCCGCAAGAGGATCAAGAGGCTTTGGTCAAAGCTTGGGTGCAACAAACGGGAGGATCACCTGCGGAAATCGAAAGTTTACTCAATCCACCGAAGACAAAAATTAATACTCAACAGTTACTAATCTGGCTTCAGAATTGGCAAAATATTATTACATCTGCTAAAAACCTATAA
- a CDS encoding DUF4129 domain-containing protein, which translates to MASKDFETSSLGWQVQQLQQRVQEWIEFNLAIALKKAVDIGIGFPDWLYDVLVWVAWIILSLAVAWLGLILFRLIRNYWLTSSHQILNWGMVNPQPQIIPIYSVDQWLKQARKYQLEGNYAEACRALYMGMLQLLSDRQIIPQQYSLTDGEYRNLVANLASSDHYQVLLSTHEQLCFSDRPISSEVFNHCQSAYERISQQVNAP; encoded by the coding sequence ATGGCTAGTAAGGATTTTGAAACCTCTAGTTTGGGCTGGCAAGTTCAGCAATTACAACAACGTGTCCAAGAGTGGATTGAGTTCAACCTAGCGATAGCTTTAAAAAAAGCTGTGGATATAGGCATTGGCTTTCCAGACTGGCTATACGATGTTTTAGTTTGGGTGGCTTGGATTATTTTAAGTTTGGCTGTCGCTTGGCTAGGGTTAATACTATTTCGGTTAATACGCAACTATTGGCTTACCTCTTCTCATCAAATCTTGAACTGGGGTATGGTTAATCCTCAGCCTCAGATCATACCTATCTATTCTGTAGATCAGTGGTTAAAACAAGCCCGAAAATATCAACTAGAAGGTAACTATGCTGAAGCGTGCCGAGCTTTATATATGGGAATGCTGCAGTTATTAAGCGATCGCCAAATTATTCCCCAACAATATAGTTTAACCGATGGCGAATATCGGAATTTAGTCGCAAACTTAGCAAGTTCCGATCACTATCAAGTTTTACTATCAACCCATGAGCAACTGTGCTTTAGCGATCGACCCATTTCCAGTGAAGTTTTTAATCATTGCCAATCCGCCTATGAACGGATCAGCCAACAGGTTAATGCCCCTTAA
- a CDS encoding 4'-phosphopantetheinyl transferase superfamily protein, with protein MLNLDQIIIWSISLNVSSSEIRSLELLLTQDEKARADRYRFDIHRHRFIVARANLRIILGKYLNLAPEEIKFIYNAKGKPTLALDQNLDRNFQFNLSHSEDMAVCAVTLNSLVGIDLEFQKPRDAFPNLANRFFSKEEAQIISTSTDPNIFLKVWTVKEAYLKATGEGLDKLSQVSTIWKEGEIIGLKVNQIPLNWMIYQFSYPQGYIGALVSSIPKSMQWQKTL; from the coding sequence ATGCTTAATCTGGATCAAATTATCATCTGGAGTATTAGCTTAAATGTTTCAAGTTCTGAAATTCGGAGCCTAGAGTTACTGTTAACGCAAGATGAAAAAGCCAGAGCCGATCGCTATAGGTTTGATATTCATCGTCATCGCTTTATAGTTGCTAGGGCAAATTTACGCATTATTCTGGGTAAATATCTTAATCTTGCTCCAGAGGAAATTAAATTTATCTATAACGCCAAGGGTAAACCAACTTTGGCTCTAGATCAGAATTTAGATCGGAACTTCCAATTTAATCTATCGCACTCTGAGGACATGGCTGTATGCGCTGTAACATTGAATAGTTTGGTGGGAATTGATCTGGAGTTTCAAAAACCGAGAGATGCGTTTCCTAATTTGGCAAACCGATTTTTTAGTAAAGAAGAAGCTCAAATCATTAGCACATCAACCGATCCAAATATCTTTTTGAAAGTCTGGACAGTAAAAGAGGCATATCTCAAAGCCACAGGTGAAGGTTTAGATAAGTTATCGCAAGTATCGACAATTTGGAAAGAAGGAGAAATTATTGGATTGAAAGTAAATCAGATTCCCTTAAATTGGATGATTTATCAATTCTCCTATCCCCAAGGTTATATAGGTGCGCTGGTGAGCTCGATTCCTAAATCTATGCAGTGGCAAAAGACTCTTTAA